The genomic interval AGGACTATTTACAACATGTGAGCACACATCTTTCTTTATGCAGTTTATGTAAATCTAAAAAAGAGCCAACTAGATACATGGGGAAAGGCCATTGAAAGTCTGAAGGTGACGTTCAGGGGTCATAATCCCAACACAGAAATCCAGACATTACGTAATTATTGATTGGAGAATGGCGACACGCTTCTTCAATAATCTGTAAACTGTCCTTTATTGGATCCCGGCTGCAGATTGGAGCGCAGCTTGTACATGCAGTTGAGTGAATCCAGGAGAAACCCTCGAATGGTGTTAATCTCCATCAGGGTCAGGTTGTCCAGCTGCAGAAAAAATGCGGAATGATCCCACTGAGCGACAATTCTGTTTCATGACAATACCAAACTGGGGGTCCCTAACAGCCTTCTTTCCCGTTCTCTAGTTTTGTGGAAATCTGCTTTTCTGTGAGAAGTTGTTTTTGgagttcaatttaaaaaaaaagaaaagcagatTGTATGTGGCATCTCAAAGCATCATTAATGGTTAGAGATTCTGCTGTCGCTGTGTTAGTAGATGTGCAGCAAAAATTAATTTTTGACGCCCTGACCTTGGCATGCGCTTCCTGCTGACTGATGAAGCTGTCAGCAGAAAGGCGGAGTTTGGCAATTCGTGTGTCCCAGATGTCTTTGATCAGCGTGCGGATCTCGTCGGCTTTAGGGATGTTGTCAGATGCGctgtacacaacaacaacaacaaagcagtGTTGTTTAAATGAATATGTTCAGAGTTGATTCTTCGCCGACTCACTGGTTGAGCAGCAGTTTGGTCAGCTCCATGTAGTACGGACTGGGAACTGGCGTGAAGGCGGCCTCACTCCTCTCAAGTTCTCGCATCTCCTCAAGTTTCTCTGCAACATCAAAACGTGAAAAAATACATAGTGAGTCCAGTGAACAAAGCAGCTGAGAAAAGGAAAATCAGTCATTTCAGTAAATACAATATTTGTGACATTTGTCAAATGCAGGCGTCTCCAACTCCGATCCTCAAGGACCctgatccag from Stigmatopora argus isolate UIUO_Sarg chromosome 2, RoL_Sarg_1.0, whole genome shotgun sequence carries:
- the gins2 gene encoding DNA replication complex GINS protein PSF2, producing the protein MDPSEVEFLAEKELVKIIPNFNLDKLYLIGGDLGPFNPGLPLDVPVWLALNLKQRQKCRVVPPDWMDVEKLEEMRELERSEAAFTPVPSPYYMELTKLLLNHASDNIPKADEIRTLIKDIWDTRIAKLRLSADSFISQQEAHAKLDNLTLMEINTIRGFLLDSLNCMYKLRSNLQPGSNKGQFTDY